Proteins encoded together in one Lachnospiraceae bacterium JLR.KK008 window:
- a CDS encoding HAD family phosphatase, which translates to MLNNKEAVIFDMDGSLVDSMWVWKDIDTEYLSRFGLTVPDDLGQLIEGMSFTETAMYFKERFGLERPLELIKADWNEMAWEKYRTEVMLKPGARELLDHCRRHGIKLGIATSNSRQLVDMVMRARGVFDYFSSIMTSCEAKKGKPAPDIYLMTAKQLAVKPENCLVFEDIIFGIQAGKAAGMEVCAVEDDYSAYQREEKRRLADYYINDYTEIEEVQAMLRVNAC; encoded by the coding sequence ATGCTGAACAATAAAGAAGCTGTTATCTTTGATATGGACGGTTCTCTTGTGGATTCAATGTGGGTCTGGAAAGACATTGATACTGAATACCTGTCGCGATTCGGCCTGACGGTGCCGGATGATCTCGGACAGTTGATTGAAGGTATGAGCTTTACGGAGACCGCCATGTATTTCAAGGAGCGATTCGGACTGGAACGCCCGCTTGAGCTGATCAAAGCCGACTGGAACGAGATGGCATGGGAAAAATACCGCACGGAAGTGATGCTCAAACCGGGCGCCAGAGAGCTGCTTGATCATTGCCGCAGGCACGGGATCAAGCTGGGGATCGCAACGAGCAATTCGAGACAACTCGTCGATATGGTCATGCGCGCACGCGGGGTTTTTGATTACTTTTCTTCGATCATGACAAGCTGTGAGGCGAAAAAAGGCAAACCGGCCCCAGATATTTACCTGATGACAGCGAAACAGCTTGCAGTGAAACCGGAGAACTGCCTCGTATTTGAGGACATCATATTTGGCATTCAGGCCGGTAAGGCGGCCGGCATGGAAGTATGCGCCGTGGAAGACGATTATTCGGCCTATCAGAGAGAGGAAAAGCGCAGACTTGCCGATTATTATATCAACGATTACACAGAGATCGAAGAAGTACAGGCGATGCTGCGGGTGAACGCCTGTTGA